CTCCGCTCATTAGATGAAAGAAATATTGATGTGATTTTTGCCCAAAACTTCCCAGAAACAGGATTAGGGATCGCTTACATGAATCGCCTGAAAAAAGCAGCAAATCAAAAAATTCTAAAAATTGATTCGATTTTTGAGTAGAGAGCTTTTAAGTATGATACAATCGGTACAAACAAATGAAATGGAGGCTTGTTTAATGGAGTATAAAACATTTGATCCGGAGTTATGGGATGCAATTGCAAAAGAAAACGATCGTCAAGAAAACAACTTGGAGCTGATTGCCTCAGAGAATGTTGTTTCAAAAGGGGTTATGGCGGCGCAAGGAAGTATTTTGACGAATAAATATGCAGAAGGATATCCAGGCAAACGCTATTATGGCGGTTGCGAGTTTATCGATATCGTTGAAGATTTAGCAATTGATCGTGCGAAAGAATTATTTGGGGCAAAATTTGCAAATGTTCAGCCACATTCAGGTTCACAAGCAAATACAGCCGCATATCTTTCATTAATTGAACCAGGTGATACTGTTCTAGGGATGGATTTGTCTGCGGGAGGACATTTAACCCATGGTTCACCAGTGAATTTTAGTGGGAAAACCTATAACTTTGTCAGCTACGGTGTGGATCCAACAACAGAAGTGATCGATTATAATGTTGTACGCATTTTAGCTCGTGAACACCAGCCAAAATTGATCGTAGCAGGAGCAAGCGCTTATTCTCGTACAATTGATTTTGAAAAATTCCGCGAAATCGCAGACGAAGTTGGCGCAAAATTAATGGTAGATATGGCTCATATTGCAGGACTTGTAGCTGCAGGCTTACATCCAAATCCAGTGCCATACGCTGATATTACAACTTCTACAACACACAAAACACTACGTGGACCACGTGGTGGACTTATTTTAACTAATGATGAAGAATTAGCTAAAAAAATCAATAGCAATATATTCCCTGGCATTCAGGGCGGACCTTTAGAACATGTAATCGCTGGTAAAGCAGTAGCTTTTAAAGAAGCATTAGATATTACATTCAAAGAATACAGTGAACAAGTTATTGAAAATGCAAAAGCAATGACAAAAGTCTTTAATCAAACACCAGAAGCACGTTTAGTAAGTGGTTCAACAGATAACCATTTATTATTGATCGATGTAAGTGGCTTTGGTTTAAATGGTAAAGAAGCAGAAGCAATTTTGGATAGCGTAAATATCACTGCGAATAAAAATTCGATTCCATTTGAACAGCTTAGTCCGTTCAAAACAAGTGGCATTCGTATTGGAACTCCTGCAATCACTACTAGAGGATTCAAAGAAGATGATTGTGTGGAAGTAGCTAAATTAATCGTTAAAGTGTTAAAAGATCACGAAAATGAAGCCACTCTTTCTGAAGTTCGTGCCTCTGTTAGTGAATTAACAAAAAAATATCCACTTTATAAGTAAAAGTTTCGAGTGATTGACTAGTCAATCGCTCGTTTTTGTTTTACAATAGGAAGGAATAAATTATTGAAGGAGAATGAGCATGGGAAAATTCCAAGTTATTGATCATCCACTGATCCAACACAAATTAACAATCATTAGAGACAAAGATTGTGGAACAAAGGTTTTTCGTGAAGTCGTCAATGAGATCGCAATGCTTATGGCATATGAAGTTTCAAGAGATATGCCTTTAGAAGATGTTGTTATCGAGACACCGATCTGTGAAACAACACAAAAAACATTATCTGGTAAAAAGGTAGCTATTGTACCGATTTTACGAGCAGGTATTGGGATGGTAGATGGTATTTTGGAATTGATTCCAGCAGCGAAAGTAGGACATATCGGTTTGTATCGTGATCATGATACATTAGAACCAGTTGAATATTTCGTAAAAATGCCAGAAGATATTGATGCACGTCAATTATTTGTTGTCGATCCAATGTTAGCTACAGGTGGCTCAGCAATCATGGCAATTGATGCATTGAAAGCACGTGGCGGCAGCAATATTAAATTTGTTTGTTTAGTTGCAGCGCCAGAAGGTGTGAAAGCTTTACAAGAAGCACATCCAGATATTGATATTTACACTGCAGCATTAGATGAGTATCTAGATAAAGATGGCTATATCGTTCCAGGTCTTGGTGACGCTGGCGACCGTTTATTCGGAACTAAATAGGTAAAATATAAAAGAGCCTGAAACATAACTCAAAAGTTATGTTTCAGGCTCTTGCTATCCAAATAAACGCGGGAACGAGTTAAACACGTCTGTCTGAATCCTTTTTTTATAAATAAAAAATCCATCCAATAATCATGGATGGAAAAATCTATACTTTTTTCAGTTTTTTGTAATTGATGACAATCACACCATTACTTTTAACCATTAAATCAGTGTTTTCAGAATTTTCATCAATTTCCACAACAGCAGAATTATTCAATTGCTTCGTAATAATCCCTGTTTGTGTCTGACCATGCATCAAGAAAGTGACCTGAGTATCAACAGTGAATAAATCTCCTTCCACAGAAGGCTCAACAGGACGATTAAAGTTACCGAAATTAGACATTCAAAAAAACTCCCTTTCTTAACTACTTCTATTATACCATAAATGAAGAAAAATTTCAGAAAACTAATTTTATTTTAAAAAACGAACACTTTCTGACTTTACAAAAGGTAGGTTTAGTCTTATAATTTTGGTGTATTGCCAGCTTAGCTCAGTTGGTAGAGCAACGCACTCGTAATGGGTACGCATGGATCAGTTACGTTGCTGGCAGTGGCAAACGTCGCTATGTTGCTGTTGGTCCTGACGATGGTCAAGTGAATACGACTTGGGGCAGAGGGTTCTTTAATTAAAAAATAGCCCTCCGTAAAAAAGGAGGGCTTCAACTCAATTATTTAGTTCAATTTTCATTTCAGCGATAACTTTTTCATCCAAATATCATAAACTTGTTCTGTAACGTGTAAACCATCATAAGTTAGATTCTCGTTGAGGTTATTATTTTTATCTGATATTTCTGAATTAATATCAAGTATAGTTATATCATCAGGTAAACTAGATTCCAAAGAATCGTTAAATTGGTCAATTAATTGATTATTGAGTTTTACATTCGTATTAAGATACTCGTATTTTTTTTCATTTATATGGAATAAAGCTGTCGATTTAATAATTGATTTAGGATATTTCTTTTTTAGCAATTTTATTAAAGAAAGATATTCTTCAATAGAATCAGATATTTTATTTCCTGAAGCGACATCATTTATTCCAATCATCAGGATGATTTGCTCAGGCTTATACAGGTTCAAATTATCTAATTCTCCAATTAAATCTTTAATTCTGGCGCCGGAGACACCTCTATTGATGTATTTTGTACTTCCTAAGTATTCTTCCCAATTATTACCAGCTATAATGGAATCTCCAAGAAACACAATCTTAGAATCTGTTTTAGGCATTTCCTTAAATAATGATACTTTTCTTTTATATTCTGGGTTGGCTACTACATCAATTTTATTATTAGATAATTTATTTTCAATTCTTTTTATATAATCTCCTTTAAGTAAAAAGAAAATATTTGTTAGTATTAAAATCAAACACAACCAGAACCAAACAACTTTATAAAACGGTGATTTCTCTCTTTTTCGCATAAGTACACTCCTAATTTTTATATTAATTGGATTGTAACAAATTGTTAAGAAAAATGAAACCACCTTTTATATCAGTCTAGAAAGAAAAGTATATTGTCACAACTCATTTCTGCGTTCAGCGATTAGCTGTTCAAGCTCATCTAGGTCTTCTAGTTTTGATTTACTGCGGATGAATGACCTTGCAGCGCTTCTACTTTTAAGGTAATTTGAATGTTCTTTGTTCTTTTTCTCCCAACGTTTGTTAGCTTCTGCTTGAGGTGTTTTTTCTTTCAATGTACTCAACTCCTTATCTAAACCAGATAAACCAAGCTACAACGACAATGAACACAAGCCAGATTATAAACGCCTTCCAATCAAAACTAATTCGTTCAAGGGTAAATGTGCCTTTACCTTTTTCCCACTGTTTTTTTTCGCCTATCTTCATTTTATGCACTTGATATGATATAATAGAAGTATAAAAGCTAGGGGAGTTAATCTCCCCAGCTAATCTTGAATGAGAACTTGAATATTAGAAGATTGATTTCGAAGCCAACTTCTATTTTCTTAGTTCTCTTTTTTCTATGCTTCCATTTCATATCTTACTCCTTCCGTTTAGTGTTAAAGGATATCTCCCTTACAAATATAAGTATACTACATGTAGTATAACAAGTCAATACTTTACCTAAATTATTTTCAATTTAATCAAGAAAAATCCCTACTATTAAAAGTAGGGAAACTCCTAAAACTACAGTTATTAAATAACGTATTATTTATTGTTCCATGGGCACGATCGTGGGCAGTGTGTGAAAAAATATCCGTTTAAGTAAGTTTCATAAGATTGCTATTGGTCTGTATTACTCGTTTCTTTATTTATAAATAACAAACAAAGCGAACTCGTAACGCGTAGGTCGTAGGTTCGATTCCTACAGCTGGCATAGTTAAAAGCCTGATAGATCAATGTTTTCATTCGTTGGTGTGTCGGGCTATTTTTTTACACCCAAAATGTACCTATATCTATATGGAACAGCACAAAAGTTTATCTAGAGATTAAAAAAAATAACTAGCGGCTGAGCATTAGTCTGTAGACGGAAATCAAAATGACACAATTGTTGGAGCGCCTAAAAAATAATTAGGCAAGTCAATTGGATTTAGAATTCGTATTCTAAGGATTTTTTAGTAATTAGCATCATCATAAAGAAAATAAAGAAAAAATTTTTGTCGATTAATAAAATCAGTAACTCCTGAAAGTTTATCTATTTCTGTCTGATTTTTGCACCTACTAAGAAAAAGTAGACAAAAGATAATTTTTAACAAATATATTTTTCTCATTTACTTATCCCTACAAAATGTTAATATATACTCTTATTAATTAACAAAGTAACCTGTTTAAACGGTTAAATAAGTTCTAAAGTATAGATAGAAGGGGAAGTTTTTTCAAAAAAGAAAGTAACACTTAAATTAAAGTTTTTCCAAAATCATCAAGTCTATACTTTCTTTTCTTCCTATAGAAAGTTATAATAAAAAGCGTATGATTTAAGGAAAAGGGATGACGAATGAATAAAAATAAATTAATGCGTAACTTAGATAATAGAATTGATTACGGTGTGATCTTACCTGTGTTTCTTCTTTCGATCATCGGTATACTGTCACTTTATGTCGCTTTAAGTAATGATCCAAACCGACCAGAAATAGGCAATATGCTTATGAAACAAGGGTTATGGTATTTAGTCGGCGGTGTTAGTATCATTATTGTTATGAATTTTAGCTCCAAGCTTCTCTGGCGGTTGACTCCAGTGTTTTATGTGATTGGATTAATCATGATGGGATTACTCTTGAAATTTTATGATCCCTATCTAGAAGCTCAAACAGGTTCTAAAAACTGGATCAGTATTGGCGGTACGACTTTTCAGCCTTCTGAATTAATGAAAGTTGCTTTTATTTTAATGCTGGCTTATGTAGTGACGATGCATAATGTCAAGAATGTCAATCGAACCATAAAGACGGATTTTTGGTTGATTGGTAAGCTTATGATGGTAACACTGCCGGTGATTTTGCTGATTTTACTTCAAGATGATTTTGGAACGATGTTAGTTTTCTTAGCAATCTTTGGCGGTGTCTTTTTGATGTCAGGAATTTCTTGGAAGATTATTCTGCCAACATTTTTAGCGGCTATTTTGATTGGAGCAGGAACGATTTATCTTGTTACGACTACTTCTGGTCGAGATTTTCTTTATTCTGTCGGATTTAAGCCGTATCAGTTTGATCGGATCGATTTGTGGATGAAGCCATTTCATCATGATCCAGATCGCTCTCAACAACCAGCCTTGGCGTTGACAGCAATCGGTTCTGGTGGACTCTTCGGTAAAGGCTTTAACGTTAGTGATGTCTATGTTCCCGTTAGAGAATCGGATATGATTTTTACCGTTGTTGGTGAGAACTTTGGTTTCATTGGCGGTTGTTTTATTATTTTGCTATACTTTATCTTGATTTACCGTATGATTCGTGTTTGTTTTGAAACAAATAATGAATTTTATGCCTATATTGCGACAGGTATTATTATGATGATTTTGTTCCACGTATTTGAAAATATTGGGGCAAATATTGGGCTTTTACCATTAACGGGGATTCCTTTACCGTTTATCAGTCAAGGTGGTTCCTCTATTTTGGGAAATATGTTAGGTGTGGGCTTGATTATGTCCATGAAATATCAAAAAGAAGCAACAATCGAAGAATATTAGACGAAAGAAGGCGTTAACATGTACACATTTTTCTGGTATCCAAAATGTTCGACTTGTAAGAAAGCAAAAGCTTGGTTAGATGAGCATCAGGTAAAATACGAAACGATTGATATGATCGAAAATCCGCCAACAGCAAAACAATTAGCCGCTTGGATGGAACAAAGTGACTTGCCAGTGCGCCGTTTCTTTAATACAAGCGGTATTCGTTATAGAGAACAAGGCTTAAAAGATAAAGTCAACGATTTTTCAATCAAAGAAGCCAGTGAATTATTGGCTACAGATGGCATGTTGATCAAACGTCCGATTTTTGTTAAAGGAGAGCAATTTTTAGCAAACGGATTTAAAGAGTCTGATTATGAAGGAGCTATTAACTAATGGCTGAAGAATTGAAAATAATTGATGATTTGTGGATTTTAAAAACCAATGAAGGGTATAAAATTGGTTTAACCAATGAAGCACAAGATGACCTTGGAAATATTACTTTTGCAACAATGCCAAAAGTTGGCCAAACATTAAAAAAAGGTGATTCTTTAATCGAAGTTGAAGCTGAAAAAGCGGTTAGTGAATTTAGCGCACCATTTAGTGGAACAGTTTTACAAGTGAATGAAGCAGCAGAACAAAACCCAAGTACGCTTGATGATCCAGAACAAACAAACGCCTGGATTGCTGTTTTGACAGATATTGACGAAGAAGAATTGAACCAACTATAAAATGATTGACAAGCCATTTAGATGTTGCTATAATTTCATCAATATAAAATAAAGTAAAAGCTTTGAAAAGAAGAGTACATATCAAAAGTGTTTAAAGAGAGCCCTGTTCGCTGCAAATGGGTAACATAATTGAGATGGAAGATGGTCTTTGAGCGGAATAAGTGAGCAGTAGTGAACTTATTACGGGAGTGCCCGTTATAGCACAGCAGTATGCGAATTCAAGTACTGTATAAGGCTATTATTGTGAAATGATAGTAAATCAAGGTGGTAACACGAAAGACAAGCTTTCGTCCTTTTGTCAGATAGATGACTGAGGACGGAAGCTTTTTACATGTTTAACACAGTTTACAAAGTAAACTGATGTTGAACAGTACTTGGCACACGAAGTGAGCGAAGTCTGCTTACTAGTGAATCTTATTCCAAGCTACGAATTAATAGAGCCATCTTCTGAACAAAAGCATAATCTGCGGATTATTTCACAACACAGCGTAAAGCTTGTAGTATAATAAAAAGAAGCAAAACCAAAGAAAGCGGAGGGGAAAAGATGCCTCTAATCGAATTAGAACACGTAAAAAAACAATTTTTAGGCAAAAACGGACCAGTACATGCAGTGAATGATGTTTCATTGACGGTGAATCAAGGAGATATTTACGGGATTGTAGGCTATTCAGGCGCTGGAAAAAGCACAATGGTACGTTTACTAAACGGCTTAGAATTACCAACGGAAGGCGAAGTCATTATTCAAGAGCAAAATA
The DNA window shown above is from Enterococcus sp. 4G2_DIV0659 and carries:
- a CDS encoding FtsW/RodA/SpoVE family cell cycle protein, yielding MNKNKLMRNLDNRIDYGVILPVFLLSIIGILSLYVALSNDPNRPEIGNMLMKQGLWYLVGGVSIIIVMNFSSKLLWRLTPVFYVIGLIMMGLLLKFYDPYLEAQTGSKNWISIGGTTFQPSELMKVAFILMLAYVVTMHNVKNVNRTIKTDFWLIGKLMMVTLPVILLILLQDDFGTMLVFLAIFGGVFLMSGISWKIILPTFLAAILIGAGTIYLVTTTSGRDFLYSVGFKPYQFDRIDLWMKPFHHDPDRSQQPALALTAIGSGGLFGKGFNVSDVYVPVRESDMIFTVVGENFGFIGGCFIILLYFILIYRMIRVCFETNNEFYAYIATGIIMMILFHVFENIGANIGLLPLTGIPLPFISQGGSSILGNMLGVGLIMSMKYQKEATIEEY
- a CDS encoding GDSL-type esterase/lipase family protein, which codes for MRKREKSPFYKVVWFWLCLILILTNIFFLLKGDYIKRIENKLSNNKIDVVANPEYKRKVSLFKEMPKTDSKIVFLGDSIIAGNNWEEYLGSTKYINRGVSGARIKDLIGELDNLNLYKPEQIILMIGINDVASGNKISDSIEEYLSLIKLLKKKYPKSIIKSTALFHINEKKYEYLNTNVKLNNQLIDQFNDSLESSLPDDITILDINSEISDKNNNLNENLTYDGLHVTEQVYDIWMKKLSLK
- the upp gene encoding uracil phosphoribosyltransferase; protein product: MGKFQVIDHPLIQHKLTIIRDKDCGTKVFREVVNEIAMLMAYEVSRDMPLEDVVIETPICETTQKTLSGKKVAIVPILRAGIGMVDGILELIPAAKVGHIGLYRDHDTLEPVEYFVKMPEDIDARQLFVVDPMLATGGSAIMAIDALKARGGSNIKFVCLVAAPEGVKALQEAHPDIDIYTAALDEYLDKDGYIVPGLGDAGDRLFGTK
- a CDS encoding glycine cleavage system protein H — protein: MAEELKIIDDLWILKTNEGYKIGLTNEAQDDLGNITFATMPKVGQTLKKGDSLIEVEAEKAVSEFSAPFSGTVLQVNEAAEQNPSTLDDPEQTNAWIAVLTDIDEEELNQL
- the glyA gene encoding serine hydroxymethyltransferase — encoded protein: MEYKTFDPELWDAIAKENDRQENNLELIASENVVSKGVMAAQGSILTNKYAEGYPGKRYYGGCEFIDIVEDLAIDRAKELFGAKFANVQPHSGSQANTAAYLSLIEPGDTVLGMDLSAGGHLTHGSPVNFSGKTYNFVSYGVDPTTEVIDYNVVRILAREHQPKLIVAGASAYSRTIDFEKFREIADEVGAKLMVDMAHIAGLVAAGLHPNPVPYADITTSTTHKTLRGPRGGLILTNDEELAKKINSNIFPGIQGGPLEHVIAGKAVAFKEALDITFKEYSEQVIENAKAMTKVFNQTPEARLVSGSTDNHLLLIDVSGFGLNGKEAEAILDSVNITANKNSIPFEQLSPFKTSGIRIGTPAITTRGFKEDDCVEVAKLIVKVLKDHENEATLSEVRASVSELTKKYPLYK
- a CDS encoding arsenate reductase family protein — encoded protein: MYTFFWYPKCSTCKKAKAWLDEHQVKYETIDMIENPPTAKQLAAWMEQSDLPVRRFFNTSGIRYREQGLKDKVNDFSIKEASELLATDGMLIKRPIFVKGEQFLANGFKESDYEGAIN